TGGTATAGCCAGACAGGTATCGATCAAGCTGTTGTGTCCCGTGAAGAGGCAAACATATCGGAACCGGCGATCCCGGAACTGCCCGCCGTTGTTGAAGAATCGCAGAGTGTGGAAATGCCCGTTCTGCCCGACAGGAAATCCGATCGGGATGAGAACGTCTCAATATCCCCGCAGAAGGAGATTGCTGAGCAGAATGTCTCCAGCTCACCGCAGACGTTACCCTCAACCGACGCATCGGAGTCACCAGCGGATGACTTCAGGCTGGGCAAGCTGTTCAGCCAGCCGCAGCGCCGTGTGGATATGTATCAGACATTGCTCGGCCTTTGGCATGGCGCCAAACAGTTTCAGGGTTCCATACCTCCTTGTCAGCAGGTCCGGGCATTTGGTTTGCGCTGTCTGATATCGACCGCGGAATGGTCGGCTCTGCTGGGTATGAACAGACCGCTGCTGCTGCAACTCAAACAGGATAAGCAGAGGCGCTTGTTGTTGCTGAAACATGTGGACGATGATTGGCTGCTGGTTGACAGCGGTATGCAAGAGGGGGTCATTTCCCGCACTGAGCTGATGCGCTATTGGACCGGTGAGTACATATTGCTGTGGCGCCCCCTGGCCGAGATCGCCTTGATTGGCGAGGGCTCTTCCGGCAACGCGGTTACCTGGTTGCGCAAACGCCTGCAGCGAGTGGACGGTATCGAACCGCCTGCGATCGAGGGGCTGGACCATTTTGATACCGAATTGGAGGACCGCTTGAAGGCGTTTCAGCAGCAGCAGGGATTGGCGGCGGATGGGGTGGCCGGTCAACAGACCATGATCTATCTGAACAATCTGGCAATCCCGGCGGGGACGCCGGTCCTGATCTCAACCCAAGATCTGGCGGGAGGTTGAGATGTCCCTGATTCTGGAAGCGCTGAAAAAGGCTGAACGCCAGCATAAGCTGGGGGAAGTGCCTAAAATCAATCCCGATGCGGAGCAACCGGCATCGACTGCATCTCATCGGTTGGGGTGGCTGATGATAGTGATGTTGGCCATGATACTGCTAGGAACCGGCATCTATCTGGGGAGTAGTAGTTGGTGGTCGCAGCAACCGCAACAGCATGGGCCGTCCGTCTCCAGCACAGAACCCGAGCCGCAGGGTGGTGTGCAGGAACGTGCACCCGTTGAATTGACGCTACCCGGCACTGGGGCGATGGTTGGCGACGCTGTTCCGGTTACCTCCGTCAATTCACCACAGGCGGCCATTGAACCGCAGCCGGTCATAGCAACATCACAAGCGAAAGAGATCGAAACGCCACAGGTTGTGGAGCCGGATCCCCCGCAACCACCACCGCCGCCTCGACCGCCAAAACCCTTGTACGAGATGCCGAGCGGCTTTGTCGCCAATCTGCCTTCCATGAATATCGATATACATAGCTATGATCAGCGACCGGCAAAACGGTACGTACTGATCAATATGGAGAAATATCGCGAGGGAGACTATCTCGCAGAGGGACCGAGGGTGTTGGAGATACTGCCACAGGGGGCTGTCATGGAGCATATGGGGGAGCGTTTCATTCTGCCCATTGGCAACTAGGGTCGATTGGATGAGTGATAATAGGCCCCAGGTCTCTGTTGCCATTATGATTTAGGTGTTCTTGCAACTGCCCAGACATCGACCCGTTCTGCTCCCGCTCTTATCAATATCTTACTGAGTTCGGTGACGGTCGC
This sequence is a window from Candidatus Thiodiazotropha sp. LNASS1. Protein-coding genes within it:
- a CDS encoding AAA family ATPase, with the translated sequence MKFSDFGFEENPFAITPDPRYLYLSRGHEESLAHLIYGTGPNGGFVLLTGEVGTGKTLLLRSLLAQQLDNVDIALILNPRLSRREFIATICDELGIEYEGPPYSLKILIDILTRHLLRTHAEGKHTVLVVDEAQNLSPRVLEQVRLLTNLETSRHKLLRIILVGQPELQQMLERKEMRQVDQRITARYHLLPLNAQETGRYIAHRLAVAGVREDLFTPMALRLIHRFSGGIPRVINAICERALLAIYASGRQRAGVRLVWRAAREVKGKRLGNQRWVWGGALLIILLGAMGYWYSQTGIDQAVVSREEANISEPAIPELPAVVEESQSVEMPVLPDRKSDRDENVSISPQKEIAEQNVSSSPQTLPSTDASESPADDFRLGKLFSQPQRRVDMYQTLLGLWHGAKQFQGSIPPCQQVRAFGLRCLISTAEWSALLGMNRPLLLQLKQDKQRRLLLLKHVDDDWLLVDSGMQEGVISRTELMRYWTGEYILLWRPLAEIALIGEGSSGNAVTWLRKRLQRVDGIEPPAIEGLDHFDTELEDRLKAFQQQQGLAADGVAGQQTMIYLNNLAIPAGTPVLISTQDLAGG
- a CDS encoding general secretion pathway protein GspB, whose product is MSLILEALKKAERQHKLGEVPKINPDAEQPASTASHRLGWLMIVMLAMILLGTGIYLGSSSWWSQQPQQHGPSVSSTEPEPQGGVQERAPVELTLPGTGAMVGDAVPVTSVNSPQAAIEPQPVIATSQAKEIETPQVVEPDPPQPPPPPRPPKPLYEMPSGFVANLPSMNIDIHSYDQRPAKRYVLINMEKYREGDYLAEGPRVLEILPQGAVMEHMGERFILPIGN